One stretch of Tenuifilum sp. 4138str DNA includes these proteins:
- a CDS encoding transposase, with the protein MSQSLTKIYVHIVFHIKSTTVPISSNDKPHLYSYIRTVLADRESIPIEINGTSDHIHILCLLSKNIAISKLVEDIKRHSSRWIKTLDDKYSRFAWQRGYAAFSVSQSVLEKTINYIKN; encoded by the coding sequence ATGTCTCAATCCCTCACTAAAATCTATGTTCACATCGTTTTTCATATAAAATCAACAACGGTTCCAATAAGTTCAAATGATAAACCCCATCTATATTCCTATATCCGAACGGTACTCGCCGATCGAGAATCTATTCCTATTGAAATTAATGGAACATCTGACCATATTCACATACTATGTTTGCTTTCTAAAAATATTGCCATATCAAAGCTTGTTGAAGATATTAAACGTCATAGCAGTCGATGGATTAAAACATTAGATGATAAATATTCGAGGTTTGCTTGGCAAAGAGGGTATGCTGCCTTTTCAGTAAGCCAATCGGTACTTGAAAAAACAATAAATTACATAAAAAATTAG